Proteins encoded together in one Aureibacillus halotolerans window:
- a CDS encoding HAD-IIIA family hydrolase: MPDIQAVFIDRDGTIGGDGHFAHPANFKPYPNSLRAFALLKAQAIPMFAFTNQNRIAKGEATLDEFKGEFRSYGFDDMFLCPHRSEDNCICHKPRTGLLEKAAKTYHLDLRKTVVIGDVGATDMLAAHGVGAIKILVQTGWGQGSMQKFRHTWAEVEPDFVAEDLLEAVQWLVK; this comes from the coding sequence ATGCCAGATATTCAAGCCGTGTTTATAGATCGAGATGGTACGATTGGTGGCGATGGTCATTTTGCACATCCGGCAAATTTTAAGCCATATCCAAATAGCCTTAGAGCGTTCGCTTTGTTAAAGGCACAAGCGATCCCCATGTTTGCTTTCACAAACCAGAACCGAATCGCAAAAGGCGAAGCCACACTGGATGAGTTTAAGGGAGAGTTTAGGTCTTATGGGTTTGATGACATGTTTCTCTGCCCTCATCGTTCTGAGGACAACTGTATCTGCCATAAACCAAGAACAGGACTTTTGGAGAAGGCTGCAAAAACATACCATTTGGACTTGCGAAAAACAGTGGTGATCGGAGATGTGGGGGCAACGGATATGCTCGCTGCTCATGGCGTTGGCGCAATTAAAATTCTTGTTCAAACAGGATGGGGTCAGGGATCGATGCAAAAATTTCGCCATACTTGGGCAGAAGTGGAGCCCGATTTCGTTGCAGAGGATTTGCTGGAGGCTGTTCAGTGGTTGGTCAAGTGA
- a CDS encoding carboxymuconolactone decarboxylase family protein produces MEQRLSIETVFPEGVRAMMALETAVATSGLEKSLLELVKIRASQLNGCAFCLDMHTKDARKAGESEQRIYTLPAWRETPYFTQEERAALELTEAVTLISENHVPDAVYSRATESFDETQIAKLILAIVTINAWNRLAIAALKMPV; encoded by the coding sequence ATGGAACAGCGCTTATCTATTGAAACTGTTTTCCCTGAGGGTGTACGCGCAATGATGGCTCTTGAAACAGCCGTAGCCACATCAGGATTGGAAAAATCGCTGCTTGAGCTAGTGAAAATTCGCGCCTCACAACTGAACGGCTGTGCATTTTGTTTGGATATGCATACAAAAGACGCACGGAAGGCAGGAGAATCAGAGCAGCGCATCTATACACTTCCTGCATGGAGAGAAACGCCTTATTTTACGCAAGAAGAACGCGCTGCACTCGAATTGACAGAGGCAGTGACTCTGATTTCAGAAAACCATGTACCAGATGCCGTATATAGTCGAGCTACTGAATCCTTTGATGAAACGCAAATCGCAAAGCTAATCTTGGCTATCGTCACGATCAATGCTTGGAATCGTCTGGCAATCGCTGCATTAAAAATGCCTGTTTAA
- a CDS encoding RNA polymerase sigma-70 factor, with amino-acid sequence MDTKTAYETFRPLLHSIAYQMLGSATDAEDVVHDLFVDYEKRDLSNVHNLQAYLVKTITNRCINVLTSSRMKRETYPGVWLPEPKLDETVRSPDLIVEQQEELSYALLFLLEKLNPVERAIFILREALSYPYADIGTILEKSEANCRKIYSRAKQQLNQSTDEHLTNSPQAEALILAFLQATQSGDFDTVVGLLTEEAVLYSDGGGKVRAAMRPIYSRQRILSFLQSLAAKGLFNVEVRMTSINGQAGLLLYDNNSLRDVVLVQLNADQFRISAIYLVRNPDKLKTMTSKNSK; translated from the coding sequence ATGGATACAAAAACGGCTTATGAAACCTTCCGTCCGCTCCTCCATTCAATCGCCTATCAAATGCTTGGATCAGCAACGGATGCTGAGGACGTTGTACATGATCTGTTTGTTGACTATGAAAAAAGAGATTTGAGTAATGTACACAATTTACAAGCCTACCTAGTCAAAACCATCACAAATCGCTGTATCAACGTTCTTACGTCCAGTCGTATGAAACGAGAAACCTATCCTGGCGTATGGCTGCCAGAACCCAAACTCGATGAAACTGTACGAAGTCCCGATCTGATCGTTGAACAGCAAGAAGAGCTGTCTTATGCGCTGCTTTTTCTATTAGAGAAGCTAAATCCTGTGGAGCGCGCCATTTTCATCCTTCGAGAAGCATTGTCATATCCTTACGCTGACATAGGAACTATCCTCGAGAAATCGGAAGCCAACTGCCGAAAGATTTACAGCCGTGCAAAGCAGCAATTAAACCAATCTACTGATGAACATCTCACCAACAGCCCACAAGCAGAGGCATTAATTCTCGCCTTTCTTCAAGCTACGCAAAGCGGGGATTTTGACACGGTCGTCGGCTTGCTTACTGAAGAAGCTGTTCTGTACAGCGATGGTGGCGGAAAGGTCAGAGCGGCAATGCGGCCCATTTACAGTCGTCAGCGTATCCTTTCATTTTTACAAAGTCTTGCTGCGAAAGGCTTGTTTAACGTCGAAGTTCGTATGACGTCTATCAATGGGCAGGCCGGTCTTCTCCTTTACGACAACAACTCGTTACGAGACGTTGTTCTTGTTCAATTAAACGCTGATCAATTCCGCATTTCGGCCATTTATCTTGTGCGAAATCCCGACAAGTTAAAAACGATGACATCAAAAAATAGCAAGTAA
- a CDS encoding nucleotidyltransferase substrate binding protein — MTPEKDIRWKQRFENFEKSYRLLDKYAQTSLDSELERAGVIQFFEMTIELAWKVLKDYLEAEGQLVKSPRETIKQAIQNDVISNGHVWLDALARRNLSIHMYDEEKSKELIKTIRESYVPLFNNLYERLKKE; from the coding sequence TTGACACCTGAAAAAGACATTCGTTGGAAACAAAGATTTGAGAACTTCGAGAAATCATATAGGCTATTAGATAAATATGCACAAACCAGTTTGGACTCAGAATTAGAACGGGCAGGCGTGATACAGTTTTTTGAGATGACGATCGAGCTTGCATGGAAGGTTTTAAAGGATTACCTCGAAGCTGAAGGGCAGCTTGTGAAAAGTCCAAGAGAGACCATTAAACAAGCGATACAAAACGACGTGATTTCGAATGGGCACGTTTGGCTTGATGCTTTGGCCAGACGTAACTTATCGATCCATATGTATGATGAAGAAAAGTCGAAAGAACTGATTAAAACAATCAGAGAGTCGTATGTCCCTCTTTTCAACAATCTTTACGAGCGGCTGAAAAAGGAGTAA
- a CDS encoding VC0807 family protein has translation MKKYLALFDIVFYVVLPLVIWHGGRDLIGDYYAMLLSSVPGILYSVYRFIKVKKLNTLGIFLLGSLVIGSVIDVLSGSALQLLWNQVYYNFFLAGLFLLTILIKKPLSLYFGLDVIELQGVPREPLRKVFFKRKFYIVFVLLTAAFILRYIIGNLFQIHFINEYGVDAFDELIVVKQILGWVTSGAMVLGFLYIGKLIKEDTDARNVFQESHLMKNKESEPEQ, from the coding sequence GTGAAAAAATACTTAGCCTTATTCGACATCGTATTCTATGTCGTCCTTCCACTCGTCATCTGGCATGGAGGACGAGATTTAATCGGCGACTATTACGCGATGCTGCTGTCGTCAGTTCCAGGGATTCTCTACAGTGTTTATCGATTTATAAAGGTTAAGAAGCTCAACACCCTGGGCATTTTTCTTCTCGGCTCGCTTGTCATCGGCAGCGTCATCGATGTTCTTTCAGGCTCCGCCCTTCAGCTATTATGGAATCAAGTGTATTACAACTTTTTCTTAGCTGGATTATTTTTATTAACGATTCTTATTAAAAAACCTCTTTCGCTTTATTTCGGCCTCGACGTGATAGAGCTTCAAGGCGTACCACGTGAGCCTTTGCGAAAAGTGTTTTTCAAACGGAAGTTTTATATCGTCTTTGTACTTTTAACAGCCGCCTTCATTCTGCGCTACATCATTGGCAACCTATTTCAAATTCACTTTATTAATGAATATGGGGTTGACGCTTTTGACGAGCTTATTGTCGTCAAGCAAATTCTAGGCTGGGTCACATCGGGCGCAATGGTCCTTGGCTTTTTGTATATAGGAAAGCTGATCAAAGAAGACACGGACGCCCGAAATGTATTTCAAGAATCTCATTTAATGAAAAACAAGGAATCCGAACCTGAGCAATAA
- a CDS encoding ABC transporter permease, which yields MIRLIQNEWMKVWARKSQWVWLALLGVGIAVVLILTFRTAAPAEQDWKALLLQENQQHEQTIAEGSEWSDPTMLRADIRENNYRIQHDLPPERMLQENVWSFLRSSVHLLNLVGLMVIIMAATIVSTEFKTGTIKLLLVRPPSRFRVLMSKYLTVVVYALMLASLLFGLSFLIGSICFGFEDRAVDILHRGDQLIERSAITGVLIEYATSIIHLLVIGTLAFAISTIFKSDKMSIILSLLAYYGGTITTGVLLAFFDWAKYLFFINADLGQYFSSEGAILEGMTLGFSITILLLHWLLFIGAAALIFQKREITTGE from the coding sequence ATGATTCGATTAATTCAAAATGAATGGATGAAAGTATGGGCACGAAAAAGTCAGTGGGTATGGCTGGCTCTTTTAGGCGTCGGCATTGCTGTTGTCCTCATCCTCACCTTTAGAACGGCCGCCCCTGCTGAGCAGGATTGGAAAGCATTATTGCTGCAAGAAAACCAACAGCACGAACAAACCATCGCGGAAGGCTCTGAATGGAGTGATCCAACTATGTTGCGTGCAGACATTCGGGAAAACAACTACCGCATTCAGCATGATTTGCCACCAGAGAGAATGCTGCAGGAGAATGTTTGGTCCTTCTTAAGAAGCAGTGTTCATCTCCTCAACCTTGTTGGGCTCATGGTGATTATCATGGCGGCCACCATTGTCTCTACAGAATTTAAGACGGGCACGATCAAGCTTTTGCTCGTTCGACCGCCTTCTCGATTCCGTGTGTTAATGTCCAAATATTTAACCGTTGTCGTCTATGCCTTGATGCTTGCTTCTTTATTGTTTGGACTGTCGTTTCTCATTGGGTCCATTTGTTTTGGCTTTGAGGATCGTGCTGTTGACATACTGCATCGGGGCGACCAGTTGATCGAACGCTCTGCCATCACTGGCGTTCTGATTGAATACGCAACATCTATCATTCATTTGCTCGTCATTGGTACACTCGCTTTCGCCATTTCTACTATTTTTAAGAGTGACAAGATGTCGATCATCCTTAGCTTGCTAGCCTATTATGGGGGCACAATTACAACTGGCGTGCTGCTCGCTTTCTTTGACTGGGCGAAATACCTCTTTTTTATCAATGCCGATCTTGGGCAGTATTTTTCAAGCGAGGGAGCTATACTAGAAGGAATGACACTCGGGTTTTCAATCACCATTCTTCTCTTGCACTGGCTGTTATTTATTGGTGCGGCAGCGCTGATTTTTCAAAAAAGAGAGATTACCACTGGCGAATAA
- a CDS encoding ABC transporter ATP-binding protein, whose translation MEAVLDIDHVSKSIQGKTIIHDLAFTVFAGEVFGFLGPNGAGKTTTIRMMVGLSSPDSGDIRIHGHSIQKAYKQAIAHVGAIVENPELYTHLTAEQNLVHFARMNGKVDKDRIQELLRLVRLENVKNKRVRTFSLGMKQRLGIAQALIHRPKLLILDEPTNGLDPEGIRMVRDYLRQLAKEEGLAVVVSSHLMSEMELMCDRFAILQEGHLVDIEQTSDESNEDTRLTYRLEFTPGQQSEAQHAIHAFDPSAKARLQGDHIFASFYKTQLPDLIRHLSSEAIDMYELREEKVTLEDRFLSVTSRKEASS comes from the coding sequence GTGGAAGCTGTATTAGATATTGATCATGTCAGCAAGTCCATCCAAGGAAAAACAATCATTCATGATCTTGCTTTTACCGTATTTGCTGGGGAGGTTTTCGGATTTCTTGGTCCGAACGGTGCTGGAAAAACGACCACGATCCGAATGATGGTCGGCCTCTCCTCGCCTGATTCAGGAGACATTCGCATTCACGGCCACAGCATCCAAAAGGCGTATAAGCAAGCCATCGCTCATGTTGGGGCCATTGTCGAGAATCCGGAATTGTACACGCATTTGACGGCAGAACAGAACCTCGTCCACTTTGCACGCATGAACGGGAAAGTGGATAAAGACCGCATTCAGGAGCTTTTAAGGCTCGTCCGTTTGGAGAACGTCAAGAACAAGCGCGTCCGTACCTTCTCTTTAGGCATGAAGCAGCGCCTTGGCATTGCCCAAGCGCTCATTCACAGACCAAAGCTGTTGATCTTAGATGAACCAACAAACGGACTTGATCCAGAGGGCATTCGAATGGTACGTGATTATTTGCGTCAGCTCGCAAAGGAGGAGGGCTTGGCTGTCGTCGTCTCAAGTCACCTCATGTCTGAAATGGAACTAATGTGTGATCGTTTTGCCATTCTTCAAGAAGGTCACCTAGTCGATATTGAACAAACAAGTGACGAAAGCAACGAGGACACAAGACTCACTTACCGTCTTGAGTTCACACCGGGGCAACAAAGTGAGGCACAGCACGCCATACATGCCTTTGATCCAAGTGCAAAAGCCCGACTGCAAGGCGATCATATTTTTGCCTCCTTCTACAAAACACAGCTGCCTGACCTCATCCGACATCTAAGTTCAGAAGCCATTGATATGTATGAGCTTCGCGAAGAAAAAGTGACGCTGGAAGACCGCTTTTTATCTGTAACATCACGAAAGGAGGCCTCTTCATGA
- a CDS encoding DUF2975 domain-containing protein produces the protein MKSKRIFKLGSTMFLIFFYVVLLFSLLSMLEKVSYLWWPESGLAAFFGPFDPIYSMFTIQFNEHPTLYQDSGFISLALLCDVMMGVFGGLFCWYMHRLLKNIFLDSLFTYKNVGVLFKLGIVSIVPGSAFVLLDNLLAQKALALLTITNATMTFTDVTYLESISSGVVLLFISLALKQAVHAVEENKQTI, from the coding sequence ATGAAATCAAAGCGTATTTTTAAACTAGGGTCTACGATGTTTCTTATTTTCTTTTATGTTGTTTTGCTATTTAGCCTGTTATCAATGCTTGAGAAAGTATCGTATCTTTGGTGGCCGGAAAGTGGTCTTGCTGCATTTTTTGGTCCTTTTGACCCGATTTATAGCATGTTCACGATCCAATTTAACGAACATCCAACCTTGTATCAGGACAGCGGATTTATTTCGCTTGCGCTTTTGTGTGACGTAATGATGGGTGTCTTCGGGGGACTGTTTTGTTGGTATATGCATAGGCTACTGAAGAACATTTTTCTGGACAGCTTGTTCACTTACAAGAATGTGGGCGTACTTTTTAAACTAGGCATTGTCTCGATAGTGCCTGGCTCAGCGTTTGTCCTTCTAGACAATTTACTAGCACAAAAAGCGCTGGCACTGTTGACGATAACGAATGCGACAATGACCTTTACTGATGTGACCTATCTCGAATCTATAAGTTCGGGCGTAGTTCTTCTGTTTATTTCTTTGGCCTTAAAACAAGCAGTGCACGCCGTGGAGGAAAACAAGCAGACAATTTAA
- a CDS encoding helix-turn-helix domain-containing protein, giving the protein MIRINLDVMMAQRKMSSNRLAELVGITPANLSILKNEKGKAIRFTTLNALCKALDCQPGDLLEYVEDESEANE; this is encoded by the coding sequence ATGATTCGAATTAATTTGGATGTGATGATGGCACAGCGCAAAATGTCGTCAAACCGCTTGGCAGAGCTGGTGGGAATTACGCCTGCCAACTTGTCCATCTTGAAAAATGAAAAAGGGAAGGCAATACGGTTCACCACATTGAACGCGCTGTGTAAAGCGCTTGATTGCCAGCCGGGGGATTTGCTGGAGTATGTGGAGGATGAAAGTGAAGCTAACGAGTAA
- a CDS encoding TetR/AcrR family transcriptional regulator, with translation MSTKGQSKRAFILEQAEALFIQKGYAGTSMEDLVKFSGVSKGSIYYHFDSKEQLFVELIEKSSSDWLEMWRQKETSGLGFTEKLYAVTDHYMSDFKNPLTKVVDEFFMSHSDQEAMIERALKINQAPQAVYTDIFAEGIEQGSVRDTSAEELAFIFSGLLNGLGIHYFTLEEEKLYKLYQSAVEHFLHGVLKT, from the coding sequence ATGAGTACAAAAGGGCAATCAAAGCGAGCATTTATCCTTGAACAGGCAGAAGCCCTATTTATTCAAAAAGGGTACGCAGGAACGTCTATGGAGGATTTGGTAAAGTTCAGTGGCGTCAGTAAGGGAAGTATTTATTACCACTTTGACAGCAAGGAGCAGCTGTTTGTTGAATTGATTGAAAAAAGCTCCTCCGACTGGCTTGAGATGTGGCGACAGAAAGAAACAAGCGGTTTAGGGTTTACTGAAAAACTTTATGCCGTCACTGATCATTACATGTCCGATTTTAAAAATCCATTAACGAAGGTAGTGGATGAGTTTTTTATGAGTCATTCCGATCAGGAAGCAATGATTGAACGGGCACTGAAAATCAATCAGGCACCACAAGCTGTGTATACAGATATTTTTGCTGAAGGCATTGAACAGGGCAGCGTGAGGGATACTTCTGCTGAGGAGTTAGCGTTCATTTTTTCTGGGCTTCTAAATGGATTAGGCATTCATTATTTCACGTTGGAAGAAGAAAAACTCTATAAACTGTATCAATCTGCTGTAGAGCACTTTTTGCACGGGGTTCTAAAAACATAA
- a CDS encoding MFS transporter, giving the protein MKPLFSNKVFLLVMASDFLQNMGIWIRNMALLFYVVAQTNGDPVAVSMLTVAEYAPIFIFSLVGGVLADRWRPKRTMIIGDTLSFASILVILLVIQSGVWQAVFVVTVISAIVSQFSQPSSMKIFKQHVPEEHVKGAMALSQTMMSVFIIAGPMVGTAIYNWFGITASLSSLLVIFALSAIVLSFLPKSKAVTVTEKRSVLADFKEGLVFLKSQRELKILLLIFGVLALGIGLIAPLDVFLITDRLGMDKENLQWLAVSAGVGMLIGSILVGVFSIKLQGRWVVFAGLGFLAITTIVEAWSVWFGLTVSMELLNGISMAFMQTVLSAFMLSAVEERYIGRFNGLMTPVFTGAMLLGTGLSGIYMSVSSLITVYCSAGILFIIAGLIGLNLRMDAPKLDAVIEAKEKDTELNV; this is encoded by the coding sequence ATGAAACCATTGTTTTCAAATAAAGTGTTTTTGCTCGTTATGGCGTCTGATTTTCTACAAAATATGGGCATATGGATTCGTAATATGGCGCTTTTGTTTTATGTCGTGGCACAGACGAATGGCGACCCTGTTGCCGTGTCTATGCTGACAGTAGCAGAGTATGCGCCGATTTTTATCTTTTCACTAGTTGGTGGCGTTTTGGCAGACCGCTGGCGTCCGAAGCGAACGATGATTATAGGAGATACCCTTAGTTTTGCTTCCATTCTCGTTATTTTGCTGGTGATTCAATCTGGTGTCTGGCAGGCCGTATTTGTTGTGACAGTGATTTCCGCGATTGTCTCACAATTCTCGCAGCCTTCCTCGATGAAAATATTTAAGCAGCATGTGCCAGAAGAGCATGTGAAAGGCGCTATGGCATTGTCACAGACGATGATGTCGGTGTTTATCATTGCTGGACCAATGGTCGGTACGGCGATATACAACTGGTTTGGCATCACAGCCTCTCTATCCAGCTTGCTTGTCATTTTTGCCTTGTCGGCTATCGTACTAAGCTTTTTACCGAAAAGCAAAGCCGTTACGGTTACGGAAAAGCGAAGTGTTTTGGCAGACTTTAAAGAGGGTCTTGTTTTCCTTAAAAGCCAAAGAGAGCTAAAGATTCTTCTGCTGATTTTTGGGGTGCTTGCCTTAGGTATTGGGCTTATTGCGCCTCTGGATGTTTTTCTCATTACTGATCGTCTAGGGATGGACAAAGAAAATCTTCAATGGCTCGCCGTTTCTGCGGGAGTAGGGATGCTGATTGGGAGTATTCTCGTAGGTGTCTTTTCAATCAAATTGCAAGGCAGATGGGTGGTGTTTGCAGGGCTAGGGTTTCTCGCCATAACAACCATCGTAGAAGCATGGTCCGTTTGGTTTGGTCTAACGGTATCCATGGAGCTTTTGAACGGAATTTCGATGGCCTTTATGCAAACGGTGCTCTCTGCGTTTATGCTTTCTGCGGTCGAAGAAAGGTATATCGGTCGCTTCAATGGACTAATGACCCCTGTATTTACAGGAGCAATGTTGCTTGGAACGGGCCTGTCAGGTATTTATATGAGTGTGAGCTCACTTATTACAGTGTACTGTAGCGCTGGGATCCTCTTTATCATTGCTGGTTTAATCGGCTTAAACCTTCGGATGGACGCTCCTAAGCTCGATGCGGTTATTGAAGCAAAGGAAAAGGATACTGAGCTCAATGTCTAG